A single region of the Thermodesulfatator indicus DSM 15286 genome encodes:
- the speD gene encoding adenosylmethionine decarboxylase has protein sequence MRAPATVCQIDRFPAQGAQKATETGFISTHLLVEMWQSPFNLLADAKVVEKALRYGGSGDYHDEQGEVISYQFSPYGVSAKATFGDAHIFIHTWPENGYAAIDIFAGSDEEAYEIFERLKEAFKPHYVHALEMKRGQLIEMEET, from the coding sequence ATGCGGGCACCAGCAACAGTTTGCCAGATTGACAGGTTTCCCGCCCAGGGGGCCCAAAAGGCCACTGAAACAGGTTTTATTTCTACGCATCTTTTGGTTGAGATGTGGCAGTCTCCATTTAATTTGCTGGCTGACGCCAAAGTAGTAGAAAAGGCATTGCGTTACGGCGGAAGCGGCGATTACCACGATGAACAGGGAGAGGTAATTAGCTACCAGTTTTCTCCTTATGGCGTTTCAGCTAAAGCCACTTTTGGAGACGCGCACATCTTTATTCACACCTGGCCGGAAAATGGTTACGCGGCCATTGACATTTTTGCCGGAAGTGATGAAGAGGCTTACGAGATTTTTGAGCGTTTAAAGGAAGCCTTTAAGCCTCATTATGTTCACGCCCTGGAAATGAAACGGGGACAACTTATTGAAATGGAGGAAACTTGA